From one Mytilus galloprovincialis chromosome 13, xbMytGall1.hap1.1, whole genome shotgun sequence genomic stretch:
- the LOC143057733 gene encoding sodium/myo-inositol cotransporter-like produces the protein MAKERLELFKQNHPQELVKLSKNDIGVIVGYFCLVVLIGIFAMWRANRGTVSGYFLAGRAMYFIPVGLSLFVSNIGTEHFIGLSGSGAANGISVGAWEFNAILLLQLLGFVFIPVYIACGTVTMPEYLSKRFGGVRLRVYFAVLSLILYIFTKCSGDLFTGALFIQQSLGWDLYLSIFILIVITGIITIAGGLTAVIYTDTMQAILMVGGGLTLMGISFNKIGGYDGLVRRYMSEEASTNVSYRLPNTTCHEPDPNAFRMLREADDDYMPWPGFLLGQTPGSIWYWCADQVIVQRLLAAKSVSHAQGATLLAGFIKILPLFMMVMPGMISRILYADEVACVDPDICYHICQSEAGCTNIAYPRLVLGLMPDGLRGLMMAVMVAALMSDLDSIFNSASTLFTIDIYNRIRKNSSVREDMIVGRIFILVMIGVSIAWIPVIKEIQGGQIFIYIQEITDYLAPPFAAVFLLAVLVPRVNEKGAFWSLMIALLTGIIRMILVFVYHDSGGCDKPDNRPDILKNFHYMYFSLFITLMTGALAIIISLFTEPPADKYLYRTTFWTRHRNDPPPDLEDTLGAKHSQINIAYTASENDIHLRVNGDKDPQVFTVHPGEQRQVFRDPDLDKPESASDDISCGEKAVNLLCGFGKGKQDEEQAKALEAHVKKVQSLQQGSVTKIGLRFGMVVILAIGTFLYFFWSYWKYEP, from the exons ATGGCCAAAGAAAGGCTGGAGCTGTTTAAGCAAAACCATCCACAAGAACTCGTCAAACTGAGCAAAAATGATATCGGCGTCATTGTTGGTTATTTTTGTTTGGTTGTTCTCATTGGAATCTTT gCTATGTGGAGGGCAAACAGGGGTACAGTCAGTGGATATTTCTTGGCAGGAAGAGCAATGTATTTTATTCCg GTTGGTCTTTCACTGTTTGTCAGCAACATAGGAACAGAGCATTTCATTGGATTGTCAGGATCTGGAGCAGCCAATGGCATAAGTGTTGGAGCATGGGAATttaat GCTATTCTGTTACTACAACTGTTGGGATTCGTATTTATACCAGTCTATATAGCATGTGGA ACAGTAACTATGCCAGAATATCTGTCAAAACGATTTGGAGGAGTCAGACTTCGTGTGTACTTTGCAGTGTTATCTCTTATCCtctacatttttacaaaatgttct gGCGATTTATTTACCGGAGCCTTGTTCATTCAGCAATCTCTTGGTTGGGATTTGTACCTGAGCATTTTCATTCTCATTGTTATAACTGGTATCATTACAATCGCAG GTGGTTTGACAGCTGTCATTTATACCGATACTATGCAGGCAATCCTTATGGTTGGAGGAGGTTTGACCCTTATGGGCATAT CTTTTAACAAAATTGGAGGTTATGACGGCTTAGTGAGAAGATATATGTCGGAAGAAGCAAGTACGAATGTTTCATACAGACTTCCGAATACTACCTGCCACGAGCCAGATCCAAATGCGTTCCGAATGTTACGAGAAGCAGACGACGATTACATGCCATGGCCAGGCTTTCTGCTAGGTCAGACTCCTGGTTCAATATGGTACTGGTGCGCAGACCAG GTTATTGTCCAACGACTACTGGCAGCCAAAAGTGTTTCCCATGCACAAGGTGCCACACTTCTCGCGGGATTTATTAAAATACTGCCATTGTTTATGATGGTGATGCCTGGAATGATTAGTCGCATATTATATGCAG aCGAGGTTGCTTGTGTGGATCCCGACATTTGTTACCATATCTGTCAGAGTGAGGCTGGTTGTACTAATATAGCTTACCCAAGACTAGTACTAGGATTGATGCCAGATG GATTGAGAGGATTAATGATGGCCGTCATGGTAGCTGCTCTGATGAGCGATTTAGATTCCATCTTCAATAGTGCTAGTACCTTGTTCACCATTGATATTTATAACAGAATACGGAAGAACTCTTCAGTAAGGGAAGATATGATTGTTGGCAG aatatttatctTAGTTATGATTGGTGTGTCAATTGCATGGATCCCAGTGATCAAAGAAATCCAAGGTGGTCAGATTTTCATCTATATACAAGAAATAACAGACTATCTCGCACCTCCTTTTGCTGCTGTTTTTCTGTTAGCTGTGCTTGTTCCAAGAGTGAATGAAAAG ggAGCGTTTTGGTCATTGATGATAGCATTGCTGACAGGAATAATTCGAATGATCTTAGTTTTTGTGTACCATGATTCAGGTGGTTGTGACAAACCAGACAACAGACCAGATATATTAAAGAACTTTCATTATATGTATTTTTCACTGTTCATTACACTCATGACAGGTGCTTTGGCCATCATCATCAGTTTATTTACAGAACCACCAGCAGATAAATAt TTGTACAGAACAACGTTTTGGACAAGACACAGAAATGATCCTCCACCAGACCTAGAAGACACACTTGGGGCTAAACATTCACAAATCAATATCGCATATACAGCCAGTGAAAATGACATTCATCTGCGTGTGAACGGGGACAAAGATCCTCAAGTCTTTACTGTACATCCTGGTGAACAGAGACAGGTGTTTAGGGATCCTGACCTCGATAAACCAGAAAGCGCATCag ATGACATCTCGTGTGGAGAGAAGGCTGTTAATTTACTCTGTGGATTTGGGAAGGGAAAACAAGACGAAGAGCAAGCGAAAGCATTAGAGGCGCATGTGAAAAAGGTTCAATCTCTACAACAAGGTTCTGTTACAAAGATTGGACTACGATTTGGAATGGTTGTAATTCTTGCAATTGGAACATTTCTGTACTTTTTCTGGTCGTACTGGAAATATGAACCTTAA